The Methyloferula stellata AR4 genome includes a window with the following:
- a CDS encoding DUF2254 domain-containing protein, which produces MLLRSASYAFRGGFLVRPFVIALTLGVAGAVFSSLEEEVPAIGALVPGILFPSKADPQVAQAILTDIATSIMTVVSIVFAILLMTLTLASTQFSPRILVSFVRDRVTQWTLGIFLGTFSYCIAALPAARSAPHAFVPVATVTGAMLLAPVCVGWLIYFIHHISNAISVNNIVDRIRRETELVIDALMPEPWRPESSLASPGDASEKPEFTIVSRQSGYIRFIDIQRLRSLAFAYRISLRLERRVGHFVPEGVPLLRVSHGDHASEDRTRQLLAAIDIGPTRTMQQDVEFGIVQIVDIALRALSPAVNDPSTAISCVDQLTCILIHWAGRRPPTKEFFDPPHVLRLTIPWIGFDGLLDLAFEQIRHYGVADAAVSLRLMRALGDIASTVGEPTFRHRLVDRGKRVLAGCSGHLQEDDFQRLQGRLSLLMSGVAEQE; this is translated from the coding sequence TTGCTTCTCCGCTCGGCGTCCTACGCGTTTCGGGGCGGCTTTCTCGTTCGTCCCTTCGTCATCGCCCTGACGCTCGGTGTCGCCGGCGCGGTTTTTTCGTCGCTGGAAGAAGAGGTGCCTGCGATCGGCGCCCTGGTTCCCGGGATATTGTTCCCGTCAAAAGCCGATCCGCAGGTTGCGCAAGCCATACTCACGGACATTGCCACGTCGATCATGACCGTCGTGTCGATCGTCTTCGCTATCCTGCTGATGACGCTGACCCTGGCATCGACGCAGTTTTCGCCTCGAATTCTGGTCAGTTTCGTCAGAGATCGCGTCACCCAATGGACGCTCGGAATCTTTCTCGGGACGTTTTCCTATTGCATAGCGGCGCTGCCCGCGGCGCGATCAGCGCCACATGCTTTCGTGCCGGTCGCAACCGTCACCGGCGCCATGCTGCTGGCGCCGGTTTGCGTCGGATGGCTGATCTATTTCATCCATCACATTTCAAACGCCATCAGCGTCAACAACATTGTGGATCGTATTCGGCGGGAGACCGAACTCGTCATCGACGCGCTCATGCCCGAACCGTGGCGGCCGGAGTCTAGCCTCGCCTCGCCGGGCGACGCGTCGGAGAAACCGGAATTCACAATCGTGAGCCGCCAGTCCGGCTATATTCGCTTCATCGACATTCAGCGGCTCCGGTCGCTCGCATTCGCCTATCGGATCAGTCTTCGTCTCGAGCGGCGGGTGGGCCATTTCGTTCCGGAGGGCGTCCCGCTCCTGCGGGTTTCGCACGGCGACCACGCCTCGGAGGACCGGACGCGCCAGCTTCTAGCAGCGATCGACATCGGCCCGACGCGGACGATGCAGCAGGATGTTGAATTCGGCATCGTGCAAATCGTCGATATCGCGCTCAGAGCGCTCTCCCCCGCCGTTAATGATCCCTCAACGGCGATCAGCTGCGTCGATCAATTGACCTGTATTCTGATTCACTGGGCAGGCCGTCGCCCGCCGACCAAAGAGTTTTTCGATCCGCCGCATGTCCTGCGCCTCACGATACCGTGGATCGGTTTCGACGGCCTGCTGGATCTCGCCTTCGAACAGATCCGCCATTACGGCGTTGCCGACGCGGCGGTTAGTCTCAGGCTGATGCGCGCATTGGGCGACATCGCAAGCACGGTCGGCGAGCCCACGTTCCGGCATCGTCTGGTCGATCGCGGCAAACGTGTGCTTGCCGGCTGCTCGGGACATCTCCAGGAAGACGATTTCCAAAGATTGCAAGGGCGCCTGTCGCTGCTGATGTCGGGCGTGGCCGAACAGGAATAA
- a CDS encoding mitochondrial fission ELM1 family protein yields the protein MHDTPLLSPVTVWVLSDGKIGDETQCFGIAETLGVAAQRRLIAPRPLYAWLMPYGPIDPRDGPDRHNSPLAPPYPDIAIAAGRRTVAYLRYLKNLSGGRTFTIFMKDPYVGVRAADLIWVPQHDKLRGPNVIVTATPAHRIRSDLLAAARKTPDPQLAALPAPRIAMILGGPSTHHRYSQANDRELAAVARSLASQGLSVMVTGSRRTPPTTLAAVKTALAGAPGQHFIWDGTGGNPYVAMLALADAIFVTGDSVNMMAEAAATGVPVHIYEPDGGHPKMTAFIDHLIAAGAARRWAGKLEHWSYAPIDATPVIAAEIARRYLAWRGA from the coding sequence ATGCACGACACACCGCTTCTTTCGCCGGTGACGGTTTGGGTTCTCTCCGACGGCAAGATCGGCGATGAAACTCAATGCTTTGGCATCGCCGAGACTTTGGGTGTGGCGGCGCAACGCAGGCTCATCGCTCCGCGGCCGCTTTATGCCTGGCTCATGCCTTATGGGCCGATCGATCCGCGCGACGGGCCGGATCGCCATAACAGTCCGCTCGCACCGCCCTATCCCGATATTGCGATCGCAGCAGGTCGCCGGACCGTCGCTTATCTTCGCTATCTCAAAAACCTATCGGGCGGGCGCACCTTCACCATCTTCATGAAGGACCCTTATGTCGGCGTGCGCGCCGCCGATCTCATCTGGGTGCCGCAGCATGACAAATTGCGCGGGCCGAACGTCATCGTCACGGCGACGCCCGCGCATCGCATCCGTTCCGATCTTCTGGCCGCGGCGCGGAAGACACCGGATCCACAGCTTGCGGCGCTGCCCGCACCCCGCATCGCCATGATTCTCGGAGGACCCAGCACACATCACCGCTATTCACAGGCCAACGACCGGGAGCTCGCGGCGGTCGCGCGATCCTTGGCAAGCCAAGGCTTGAGCGTCATGGTGACGGGATCGCGCCGCACGCCACCAACCACGCTCGCGGCGGTCAAGACCGCGCTTGCCGGCGCGCCCGGCCAGCATTTCATCTGGGATGGGACGGGCGGCAACCCTTACGTCGCCATGCTGGCGCTCGCAGACGCTATCTTCGTGACCGGTGACAGCGTGAACATGATGGCCGAGGCAGCGGCGACCGGCGTGCCCGTGCATATTTACGAGCCGGATGGCGGCCATCCGAAAATGACGGCCTTTATCGACCATCTGATCGCGGCGGGCGCGGCCCGGCGCTGGGCCGGAAAGCTCGAACATTGGAGCTATGCGCCGATCGATGCGACGCCTGTCATCGCCGCGGAAATCGCCCGCCGCTATCTGGCGTGGCGTGGCGCTTGA
- a CDS encoding S1/P1 nuclease, with protein MRSSPRSRRGASRRRQLRRSRTYWGKGHSLASIASWADDIRDQRPITANWHFVDIPIEIRTYDAARDCKQDISKQSGFCIVKELEDLKTDLRCAPSRLDKIEALKFAVHFLGDIHQPLHTVAEEKGGNDVKVDIFMRGLTCTGTCEPGHIDSNFHAAWDVGLIDKVVWNWGAYADRLEDGWLQSAEAKQTGIDGGTPVQWAEETHALAATVWNLRPAGNVLDDRYFRDVLPILDRQLGIAGRRLTKFLNDAYTSDDCPPQ; from the coding sequence ATGCGATCATCGCCGAGATCGCGCAGAGGCGCCTCTCGCCGGAGGCAACTCAGAAGATCGAGGACCTATTGGGGGAAAGGCCATTCGCTCGCATCGATCGCGAGCTGGGCCGACGATATTCGCGATCAACGCCCAATCACGGCCAACTGGCATTTCGTCGATATCCCCATTGAGATACGGACCTATGATGCCGCGCGCGATTGCAAACAGGACATCAGCAAGCAAAGCGGCTTTTGCATCGTGAAAGAACTCGAGGATCTGAAGACGGATCTGCGCTGCGCGCCGTCCCGTCTGGACAAGATCGAGGCCTTGAAATTTGCCGTGCATTTCCTGGGCGACATCCATCAGCCCTTGCACACGGTCGCCGAAGAAAAGGGCGGCAACGACGTCAAGGTCGATATCTTTATGCGTGGCCTCACCTGTACCGGCACCTGTGAGCCCGGGCACATCGATAGCAATTTCCACGCGGCATGGGACGTAGGGCTGATCGACAAGGTCGTATGGAATTGGGGCGCTTATGCCGACCGTCTGGAAGACGGCTGGCTGCAAAGCGCCGAGGCGAAGCAAACTGGAATTGATGGCGGCACGCCGGTGCAATGGGCCGAAGAGACCCATGCACTCGCCGCGACGGTTTGGAATTTGCGCCCCGCGGGCAATGTGCTGGACGACCGCTATTTTCGCGACGTCCTGCCAATCTTGGATCGTCAACTTGGCATCGCCGGGCGGCGTCTCACAAAATTTTTAAATGACGCCTACACATCGGATGACTGTCCGCCGCAATAG
- a CDS encoding VOC family protein — protein MGLNANLKKFEADVAKRVVLQATRDIRRNSNQVCRLHHHAVRTDDMEATRHFYEDIIGMPMTVAMSGMLPTGDREIPFLHCFFEMGDGGFLAFFQFLPDAYGPANKLPQDGIDHHIAVSVGNFDHINTLKTKFDDLGLACCGMNHGICYSLYVRDPNNMLLEFVCDPPAELEIYETAAQAAHAELARWAKGDYTPSKPGPTPDFPLPTSTMQEIARVIHGPGRAAVRPV, from the coding sequence ATGGGTTTGAACGCGAATCTAAAAAAGTTTGAGGCCGATGTGGCGAAGCGCGTTGTCCTGCAGGCGACCCGCGACATCCGGCGCAACAGCAATCAGGTTTGCCGGTTGCATCACCATGCCGTCAGGACCGACGATATGGAGGCGACCCGGCATTTCTATGAAGACATTATCGGCATGCCGATGACGGTCGCGATGAGCGGAATGCTTCCGACCGGCGATCGCGAGATACCTTTTCTGCATTGCTTCTTCGAAATGGGTGACGGCGGATTTCTGGCCTTCTTCCAATTTCTGCCCGATGCCTACGGGCCCGCGAACAAACTGCCGCAGGACGGCATCGATCATCACATTGCGGTCTCCGTCGGCAACTTTGACCACATCAATACGTTGAAGACGAAATTCGACGATCTCGGTCTCGCCTGTTGTGGCATGAATCACGGCATCTGCTATTCGCTTTATGTGCGCGACCCGAACAATATGCTGCTCGAATTCGTCTGCGATCCGCCAGCGGAACTGGAAATCTACGAGACTGCCGCGCAAGCAGCGCATGCGGAGTTGGCGCGCTGGGCGAAGGGCGATTATACGCCGAGCAAGCCAGGCCCGACGCCTGACTTTCCGCTCCCGACATCAACGATGCAGGAGATCGCCCGCGTAATCCACGGGCCCGGCCGCGCTGCCGTGCGGCCAGTCTGA
- a CDS encoding ion transporter yields MLYGHQAGTIVRLRRSLATLFDDNARQNRATRYFNAALAFLIIVSVGAVILESVEPIRARHPRLFIYIEHIATAIFVLEYALRVWTAVDLHKGPVPHPLRDRLRYITSFFGLIDLISILPAALGLLGAGDFRVLRLVRLLRMLKLTRHSTVFAMIWNVLREEAHAIGALVFILFLTVTISGALMYMIEGEEQATLFTSIPVCMWWAIETLTTVGYGDMIPATAAGRILGGAVIIVGIVTLALFSGLITVSFIDQLRLRRDRPNVKTTSTEIEIVQIDAGGATCPHCGGTLRHGEV; encoded by the coding sequence ATGCTTTATGGACACCAAGCCGGCACGATCGTCAGACTGCGCCGGAGTCTTGCCACCCTGTTCGACGATAATGCGCGGCAGAACAGGGCCACCCGATATTTCAATGCCGCATTGGCATTCCTGATCATCGTCAGCGTCGGCGCCGTCATCCTTGAATCGGTCGAGCCCATTCGCGCGCGCCATCCGAGGCTCTTCATTTATATCGAGCATATCGCCACGGCGATTTTCGTTCTGGAATATGCGCTGAGGGTCTGGACCGCGGTCGACCTGCACAAAGGCCCCGTCCCGCACCCCTTGCGGGACCGGCTGCGCTATATCACCAGCTTTTTCGGCCTCATCGATCTGATTTCGATCCTGCCGGCCGCGCTCGGTTTGCTCGGCGCCGGAGATTTCCGTGTGCTGCGCCTGGTGCGCCTGTTGCGCATGCTCAAACTGACGCGGCATTCGACTGTCTTTGCGATGATCTGGAACGTATTGCGCGAGGAGGCCCATGCGATCGGCGCTTTGGTGTTCATCCTTTTCCTGACCGTGACGATCAGCGGCGCGCTCATGTATATGATCGAGGGCGAAGAACAGGCGACGCTTTTCACGTCGATTCCGGTCTGCATGTGGTGGGCGATCGAAACCCTGACCACGGTCGGCTATGGCGATATGATCCCGGCGACCGCCGCCGGTCGCATCCTCGGCGGCGCGGTGATCATCGTCGGAATCGTGACGCTCGCGCTTTTCTCCGGTCTCATCACCGTGAGCTTCATCGACCAATTGCGCCTGCGCCGCGACCGGCCGAATGTGAAGACCACATCGACCGAAATCGAGATCGTACAGATCGATGCCGGCGGCGCGACATGCCCGCATTGCGGCGGCACGTTGCGCCATGGCGAGGTGTAA
- a CDS encoding aldo/keto reductase has translation MPQPNAAKSGTFKIAGETEVNRLGFGAMRLTGSGIWGEPLDRPEAIRTLKRLPELGINFIDTADSYGPDVSERLICEALHPYKGMLIATKGGLARTGPDVWVPLGRPEYLVQQVHKSLRNLGVEQLGLWQLHRIDPKVPRDEQFATIKSLLDTKLIRYAGLSEVSVEDIEAASKVFKVATVQNRYNLVDRKSEDVLAYCEQHGIGFIPWYPLAAGNLAKPGSILDAIAKRHGAAPSQVALAWVLKRSPVMLPIPGTSKVSHLEENVAAVDIALTDEEFKILDREGMAESTV, from the coding sequence ATGCCCCAGCCCAATGCAGCGAAATCCGGCACGTTCAAAATTGCCGGCGAAACGGAAGTCAACCGCCTCGGCTTCGGCGCGATGCGCCTGACTGGCTCCGGCATCTGGGGCGAACCCCTGGATCGTCCCGAGGCGATCCGTACCTTGAAGCGCCTGCCGGAGCTTGGCATCAATTTTATCGATACGGCCGATTCCTATGGACCGGATGTATCGGAGCGGCTCATCTGCGAAGCGCTTCATCCCTATAAGGGCATGCTCATCGCCACGAAGGGCGGCTTGGCACGCACCGGGCCGGATGTATGGGTGCCCTTGGGGCGGCCCGAATATCTCGTCCAGCAGGTGCACAAAAGCCTGCGCAACCTCGGCGTCGAACAGCTCGGCCTTTGGCAATTGCACCGGATCGACCCCAAAGTCCCGCGCGACGAGCAATTCGCAACGATCAAGTCGCTCCTCGACACGAAGCTCATCCGCTATGCGGGCCTGAGCGAAGTCTCCGTCGAAGACATCGAAGCCGCCTCGAAGGTCTTCAAGGTGGCGACCGTGCAGAACCGCTACAATCTCGTCGACCGGAAAAGCGAGGACGTGCTTGCCTATTGCGAACAGCATGGGATCGGTTTCATCCCTTGGTACCCGCTGGCCGCCGGCAATCTCGCCAAGCCCGGATCGATCCTCGACGCCATTGCGAAACGCCACGGCGCCGCGCCCAGTCAGGTCGCGCTGGCCTGGGTCTTGAAGCGCAGCCCGGTCATGCTTCCCATTCCCGGCACATCGAAGGTCTCGCATCTCGAAGAGAATGTGGCGGCCGTCGATATCGCGCTGACCGACGAGGAATTCAAAATTCTCGATCGCGAAGGCATGGCCGAATCGACAGTTTGA
- a CDS encoding HdeD family acid-resistance protein yields MTSTDKFESAAPWSAITFDEIHRDLSRNWWAVGLRGIFGILFGLVAFFMPAVTMLSLVLVFAVYLLVDGVFAIVASVQEARRGRPWGWLTVEGIVDILTATAVTTWPGETVLIFVLLVAAWALVSGGFMIAAAVRLRQDHGRWWLLAGGIVSVLYGILLVIAPIIGAIVLTWWLGAYAMAFGFFLLGLAFQLRSQHKKATAPGAAPEAAHSA; encoded by the coding sequence ATGACATCAACCGACAAATTTGAATCGGCCGCCCCATGGTCCGCAATCACTTTCGATGAGATCCATAGAGATCTTTCACGCAACTGGTGGGCCGTAGGGCTTCGCGGCATTTTCGGCATCCTCTTCGGATTGGTCGCCTTCTTCATGCCGGCCGTGACGATGCTGTCGCTGGTCCTGGTTTTCGCCGTCTATCTTCTGGTCGATGGCGTTTTTGCCATCGTTGCGTCCGTGCAGGAGGCACGGCGCGGCAGGCCCTGGGGCTGGCTGACTGTAGAGGGTATCGTTGATATTTTGACGGCCACGGCCGTCACCACATGGCCTGGAGAGACGGTATTGATCTTCGTGCTGCTCGTCGCGGCTTGGGCGCTTGTCTCGGGCGGATTCATGATCGCCGCGGCCGTCCGGTTGAGACAGGATCACGGCCGCTGGTGGCTTCTCGCTGGCGGTATCGTCTCCGTGCTTTACGGGATCTTGCTGGTGATCGCGCCCATCATCGGCGCCATCGTGCTGACTTGGTGGCTCGGCGCCTATGCCATGGCTTTCGGCTTCTTCCTTCTGGGTCTCGCCTTTCAGCTGCGCTCGCAGCACAAAAAGGCGACCGCGCCTGGAGCAGCGCCGGAAGCCGCCCATTCCGCGTAA
- the mgtA gene encoding magnesium-translocating P-type ATPase translates to MFHWFDRAKPGISLFGTTSAPGAAEPPASSDAAALALPELLRELRTSQAGLSSAEAAARLAAYGQNVIATHGPTGLLIKFLGRFRNPLVLILIAAAGVSALTGDVPSFVIITVIVLMSVILDVVQERRAEDAAEALRKQVSLTAQVFRDGRQIEVEACDLVPGDVISLAAGDLIPADCRLIEARDLYVNEALLTGEPYPAEKEAVAGAADHAQAALLPRHQVFMGSSVVSGTAKALIVVTGKNAQLGSIAGALQKPPPPTAFAIGVRDFGLMIVRITIFLVLFTLLVNLAFHRPPLESFLFALALAVGLTPELLPMVISVTLAHGAMRMARKQVIVKRLSAIHDLGSMDILCSDKTGTLTDAKIKLVREVDLAGHESDSVMQMAELNAAFETGIKSPLDEAILAAKVADLSGWTKIDEVPFDFERRRVSVLLENAGRRLLVVKGAPEDVLRLSSHYAIEGSQLLPLDAVAREIAEQTFAALSKEGFRVLGVASRDVEATCCHARVGDESALTFVGFLAFLDPPKAGAKAAIAELAGLGVTVKVVTGDNEQVTRHVCGDLDLDIKGTLTGPELDKLGDEALAARLDDTTLFCRVTPQQKSRIITAFRTRGHVVGYLGDGINDAPSLHAADVGFSVDTAVDVAKEAASMILLRKDLDVLAEGVREGRRTYANILKYVMMGTSSNFGNMFSMAGGVIILPFLPMLPIQILLNNLLYDFSETTIPLDYVDEAMVAKPRRWDLKAVRKFMFIVGPLSSIFDFVTFWLLLHVFKADETLFHTSWFVESMATQVLVIFIIRTAQPFRNLPHPALAFSSLAAVSLAVLVPFTPLGAWFGFVPLSAGLLGALALTTLAYLGLVYIVRRWFFHEMA, encoded by the coding sequence ATGTTTCATTGGTTCGATCGCGCAAAACCGGGCATATCTCTCTTTGGCACCACGTCTGCGCCAGGCGCAGCGGAGCCGCCGGCGTCTTCCGATGCCGCGGCCCTGGCGCTCCCCGAGCTTCTGCGTGAGCTGCGGACGTCCCAGGCTGGTCTCAGCAGTGCCGAGGCTGCGGCGCGGCTTGCCGCTTACGGTCAAAACGTCATCGCGACACACGGGCCGACGGGACTGCTGATCAAATTCCTCGGCCGCTTCCGCAATCCGCTGGTCTTGATCCTCATCGCCGCGGCCGGGGTATCGGCCCTGACCGGCGATGTGCCGAGCTTCGTCATCATCACCGTCATCGTTCTGATGTCGGTCATTCTCGATGTCGTGCAGGAGCGCCGTGCCGAGGACGCGGCGGAGGCGCTGCGTAAACAGGTGTCGCTCACCGCGCAGGTCTTTCGCGACGGACGCCAGATAGAGGTGGAGGCATGCGATCTCGTGCCGGGCGATGTCATTTCGCTCGCGGCGGGCGATCTGATCCCGGCCGATTGCCGCCTGATCGAAGCGCGTGACCTCTATGTGAACGAGGCGCTTCTCACCGGCGAACCCTATCCGGCCGAAAAGGAAGCGGTCGCGGGCGCCGCCGATCACGCGCAAGCCGCGCTGCTGCCGCGTCATCAAGTCTTCATGGGAAGCTCGGTCGTCAGCGGAACCGCCAAGGCGCTGATCGTCGTGACCGGGAAAAATGCACAATTGGGATCGATCGCAGGCGCGCTTCAAAAACCGCCGCCGCCCACGGCCTTTGCAATCGGGGTCCGCGATTTCGGGCTGATGATCGTCCGGATCACGATTTTTCTCGTCCTCTTCACGCTGCTCGTCAATCTGGCCTTCCACCGGCCGCCGCTCGAATCCTTTCTTTTTGCCTTGGCGCTCGCCGTCGGACTGACACCCGAACTTTTGCCCATGGTGATCTCGGTCACGCTCGCGCATGGCGCCATGCGCATGGCACGCAAGCAGGTGATCGTGAAACGCCTCTCTGCCATTCACGATCTCGGCAGTATGGATATCTTGTGCAGCGACAAGACCGGCACTTTGACCGATGCCAAAATCAAGCTCGTGCGTGAAGTCGATCTCGCCGGGCATGAGAGCGACAGCGTGATGCAAATGGCGGAGCTCAATGCCGCCTTTGAGACCGGGATCAAAAGCCCTCTAGACGAAGCGATCCTGGCGGCCAAAGTCGCCGATCTTTCAGGCTGGACGAAGATCGATGAAGTGCCGTTCGATTTCGAGCGGCGGCGTGTCTCGGTTTTGCTCGAAAACGCTGGCCGCCGGCTTCTCGTCGTCAAGGGTGCACCCGAAGACGTGCTGCGTCTTTCATCGCATTATGCGATTGAAGGTTCTCAGTTGCTGCCACTCGATGCCGTGGCGCGTGAAATCGCGGAGCAAACCTTTGCCGCGCTTAGCAAGGAAGGCTTTCGCGTTCTTGGCGTCGCGTCGCGCGATGTCGAAGCCACTTGCTGCCATGCCCGCGTTGGAGATGAGAGCGCACTTACCTTCGTGGGCTTTCTCGCTTTTCTCGATCCGCCTAAAGCGGGTGCCAAAGCCGCTATCGCCGAATTGGCGGGGCTTGGCGTTACCGTCAAGGTCGTGACCGGCGACAATGAGCAGGTGACGCGTCATGTCTGCGGCGACCTCGACCTCGACATCAAAGGGACGCTGACGGGGCCAGAGCTCGACAAGCTTGGCGACGAGGCGCTTGCGGCACGGCTCGACGACACGACCTTGTTCTGCCGTGTCACGCCGCAACAGAAATCGCGCATCATTACCGCTTTCCGAACGAGAGGCCATGTCGTCGGCTATCTCGGCGACGGCATCAATGATGCGCCGTCGCTGCACGCGGCCGATGTTGGTTTTTCCGTCGATACCGCCGTCGACGTCGCGAAGGAAGCGGCGAGCATGATTTTGCTGCGCAAGGATCTCGACGTGCTGGCGGAAGGTGTGCGCGAAGGCCGCCGGACCTACGCGAATATCCTCAAATATGTGATGATGGGCACGAGCTCGAATTTCGGCAATATGTTCTCGATGGCCGGCGGCGTCATCATTCTGCCGTTCCTGCCCATGCTGCCGATTCAAATCCTCCTCAACAATCTGCTTTACGATTTCTCGGAAACGACCATCCCGCTCGATTATGTCGACGAGGCCATGGTCGCCAAGCCGCGGCGCTGGGACTTGAAGGCGGTCCGGAAATTCATGTTCATTGTCGGGCCGCTGAGCTCGATTTTCGACTTCGTCACCTTTTGGCTTTTGCTGCACGTCTTCAAGGCGGACGAAACCTTGTTCCATACGAGCTGGTTCGTGGAATCTATGGCGACGCAGGTGCTTGTCATCTTCATCATTCGTACGGCGCAGCCCTTCCGCAATCTGCCGCATCCGGCGCTGGCCTTCAGCTCGCTTGCCGCCGTCAGCCTCGCCGTGCTGGTCCCCTTCACGCCGCTTGGCGCCTGGTTTGGCTTCGTGCCTTTATCCGCCGGGCTTCTGGGTGCGCTGGCCTTAACGACTCTTGCCTATCTCGGTCTCGTCTATATCGTCCGGCGCTGGTTCTTCCATGAGATGGCGTGA
- a CDS encoding AAA family ATPase, with product MQPPDKAETADQSAVFAFLGDAATYGLSAPIKRIDTHGAVVFLAGDDVYKVKRAVHFSYMDFSTLEKRKAACEAEIAVNRDNAPALYLETVPITRAAHGLHLGGDGEPVEWAVHLRRFNEEATLDRLAEQGPFESTLLARLAAAVSAAHRQAPIRDGEAATAALRRALVATVDELCDRTDVFASEDDSGAFRARLITAFDQGEPLLLRRGGKGKVRRCHGDLHLRNIVLIDGAPVLFDAIEFNEALAVTDILYDLAFLIMDLWHRGLAADANLLLNRYLWASDDAQSEIEGLALLPLFLALRAAIRAIVMAAQSRLDPAKTGLRDNARSYLEAAGRFLDPVAPCLVAVGGLSGTGKSVLCAALAPSIGAAPGALHLRSDIERKNMFGGDEMERLPAEAYRSEISAQVYERLKQLAETGLKAGRGVILDATYTKPEGRKVLADLAAAAGLCFTGIWLEAPLDLLTKRVNERRGDASDATADVVAGQAQEDLGDITWHRLDASKSTEVLKAEALALIGSA from the coding sequence ATGCAGCCGCCAGATAAAGCCGAGACCGCGGATCAAAGTGCCGTCTTTGCGTTTCTCGGCGATGCCGCGACCTATGGCTTGTCTGCGCCGATCAAGCGCATCGACACACATGGAGCCGTCGTGTTTCTGGCGGGTGACGACGTCTATAAGGTGAAACGCGCGGTCCACTTTTCCTATATGGATTTCTCGACTCTCGAGAAACGAAAGGCGGCCTGCGAAGCTGAGATCGCGGTCAATCGCGACAATGCCCCGGCTCTCTATCTTGAAACGGTGCCCATCACGCGCGCCGCGCATGGGCTTCACCTTGGCGGCGATGGCGAGCCCGTCGAATGGGCCGTTCATCTGCGCCGTTTCAATGAGGAAGCGACGCTCGATCGTCTCGCGGAACAAGGGCCGTTTGAGTCCACGCTTCTCGCGCGGCTTGCCGCGGCCGTGAGCGCCGCGCATCGGCAGGCGCCGATTCGCGACGGTGAGGCTGCGACGGCTGCGCTGCGGCGCGCCTTGGTTGCGACAGTAGACGAGCTTTGCGATCGCACGGACGTCTTCGCATCGGAGGATGATTCAGGTGCGTTCCGGGCGCGGCTGATCACGGCCTTCGATCAGGGCGAACCGCTGCTTTTGCGGCGTGGTGGCAAAGGCAAGGTGCGGCGCTGCCATGGCGATCTTCATTTGCGCAATATCGTCTTGATCGACGGCGCGCCTGTACTCTTCGACGCCATCGAATTCAACGAAGCCCTCGCCGTCACGGATATTCTCTACGATCTTGCCTTTTTGATCATGGATCTATGGCACCGCGGCCTTGCCGCCGACGCCAATCTCCTGTTGAACCGCTATCTTTGGGCCTCAGACGACGCGCAAAGCGAAATCGAAGGCTTGGCACTTTTGCCGCTCTTCCTCGCCCTTCGCGCGGCGATACGCGCCATCGTCATGGCCGCGCAAAGCAGGCTCGACCCGGCAAAGACAGGCCTGCGCGACAATGCGCGATCCTATTTGGAGGCCGCGGGCCGCTTCCTCGATCCCGTCGCGCCATGTCTCGTCGCGGTCGGGGGTCTCTCGGGAACCGGCAAGAGCGTGCTCTGCGCGGCGCTCGCGCCATCGATCGGCGCGGCGCCAGGCGCGCTCCATTTGCGCAGCGACATTGAGCGGAAGAACATGTTTGGCGGCGACGAAATGGAGCGCTTGCCGGCGGAAGCCTACCGGTCCGAAATCTCAGCCCAGGTCTATGAGCGGCTGAAACAGCTCGCAGAAACGGGGTTGAAAGCTGGGCGCGGCGTTATCCTCGATGCGACCTATACGAAGCCGGAAGGCCGGAAGGTTTTGGCCGATCTCGCGGCCGCGGCTGGCCTTTGCTTCACCGGTATCTGGCTCGAGGCGCCGCTCGATCTTTTGACGAAACGTGTAAATGAGCGGCGGGGCGATGCCTCGGATGCCACGGCCGATGTCGTCGCCGGTCAGGCGCAAGAAGATTTGGGCGACATCACGTGGCACAGACTCGATGCTTCAAAGAGCACGGAGGTACTTAAGGCTGAGGCTTTGGCGCTGATTGGTTCGGCATGA